The Lacticaseibacillus pabuli region GACCAAGCTGGTTCCCACAACGCCAGTTACGGCTATGACGGGAAGTTGCGGTCACGATGAGGTCCCCAACACCGGACAGTCCGATGAAGGTCAGTGGGTCGGCACCCATCTTCACACCCAAGCGGCTGATTTCAGCCAAGCCACGGGTAATGAGGGCGGCCTTCGCGTTATCACCATAGCCGAGACCGTGCAATGCACCGGCACCGATGGCAATGACGTTCTTGAGGGCAGCACCCATTTCCACCCCAATAACATCCTGGTTGGTGTAGAGACGGAAGTAGCTGTTGGCAAAGACATGCTGGACGTACTGGGCGGCTTCAAGGTTTGTAGAAGCTGCGGTCAGTGTCGTAATGTCCTTAACGGAAGTGTCTTCAGCATGGCTAGGGCCAGAGATGACCACCACACCGTTTGTCTGTTCAGCAGGAATAACGGACTGAATGACTTGAGAAACGCGGTCGTAGGTACCAACTTCAAGACCCTTTGCTGCTGACACAATGACAGGCTTCTTGTCAGTCTTTTCGAGGATTGGCAACAGCTGCTTGGCAACCCCGCGCACGACGTTGGTTGGCACAACGAACAGAACCAGGTCAGCATCCTTAACAGATTCTGCAAGGTCCGTATTGGCAACCAGCTTTTCGTTCAGGCGCAGGCCTGGCAAATAGTGCTCGTTGGTGTGCTTGTTGTTGATTTCATCGGTATCCTTCTGCAGGTATGCCCAGATGGTCACATCATGACCATTTTCCGTCAACAAGTTGGCAAGAACTGTGCCCCATGAACCGGCACCTAAAACTGCGATTTTCTCTGACAAATCATTCACTCCTTATTGGTTGTTAATAGCTGCGTTTAAATTGCCCTCAAGGTACCAGGGCTGATCCTTTTGACGGCGGCGGTAGAACCAGATAATGGCTGCGCCAACGAACAGGATAATTGATAATAACTGTGACACACGGAAATCAGCCGCAATGTACAGACTGTCGGTGCGCATCCCCTCAACGAAGAAGCGACCGAAACTGTACCACATGACATAGCTCAAGAAGATCTCGCCTTGCTTGAACCACCCCTTGTGATGGCGAATCGACATCAGGATGATGAACCCAGCAACGTTCCACGCGGATTCAAAGAGGAACGTTGGCATCCGGTAATGACCGCCGATGAACATCTGCTGAATCAACCAGCTGGGCAAGTGTAGCTCGTGCAGAAAGGCGCCGGTTGTAATTTGACCAAACGCTTCCTGATTCATGAAGTTACCCCAACGGCCAATTGCTTGTGCCAACATGACGGTTGGTGCCGCGATGTCCAAGATCAGCCATGGCGACAAATCCTTCACGCGACAGTAAACGATGAACACAATCGCCGAGGCAATGAGCGCCCCATAGATGGCTATGCCCCCATTCCAAATCGCAATGATTTGATCGGGATGCTGGCTATAAAAGCCCCATTCAAACACCACGTAATAAAGCCGCGCGCCAATGAGGGCGAACGGCAGCGCCCACAGAATCAGGTTTAAGATGTGGTCTTCATTGACGTTGCGCCGCTTTGCTTCCTGAGTTGCCAGGTAGGCGGCCAAAAGCACCCCCGACGCGATAATGACACCGTACCAGTGGATTTCTAGCCCACCCAGTTGCACGGCAATCGGGTTTAGTGCTGCAAAAAGCATAGTCTCTCCTAATCTTCCTTTGAGTTCTGGGCAATCAGCTTGTTCAGATTGGCCTCGAACTTCTTGGTGGCATCGTAGCCCATGGTCTTGGCGCGGTAGTTCATCGCGGCAATCTCAATCAGGATGGCGATGTTACGACCAACCTTAACGGGTACGGTGATCTTTGGAACGGGCACATCAAAAATGGTCTGCGTCGCAATACCACTGCCAAGGCGATCGAAGTCCTTGTCAGATGTCCAGTTGGCAAGGTGCACAATCAAGCTGATGGACGAATTGGCACGGACAGCGCCGGCACCGAACAGGTCCATGACGTCGATGATCCCAATGCCACGGACTTCAAGCATGTGCGTCAAGATGGTTGGTGCGGTCCCGATAATCGTGGATTCATCCTGCTGGTACACATCAACACGGTCGTCAGCAATCAGACGGTGCCCACGTTGAATGAGTTCCAAGGCGGTTTCGGATTTACCAATCCCAGAATCACCCGTAATCAGAACCCCTAGGCCGTAAATTTCAACCAACACGCCATGAATACTCTGACGTTCAGCCAGCTCACCATCGAGATAGTCCGTGATCAATGAGGACAAACGTGTTGTCGACAGATGGGAACTTAGCACGGGGATATGGGCGGCAGTCGCAGCCGCAATCATACCCTCAGGTGGTTCCAATCCGCGCGACACAACAAATGCCGGCGTATCGCGCGCACTCATCCGCTTGAGCACCTTGTTGCGGTCCTCAGGTGTCATGTTGTGCGCAAACGACGTCTCCGTCCGGCCGAATAATTGAATTCGTTCGTGCGGGTAATAATTGAAGTATCCGGTGAGTTCCAATCCCGGACGCGAAATGTCACTCACGACAATCTTGCGGTCCTTGAGGTATTCCTCACCACTAAGCACGGTCAGGTTCGTTGCTTCCACCAGTTTGGCGACAGATACGTAATCAGCCAATGCGTTCACCTACCCTTTTCTTTCTTCCACCCATTTTAACATAATCACCATGCCGGCGACCGACTATGTGCATCGCCGCCGCACACAAAAGGGGCTGGCATCTCGCCAACCCCGATTTGGTTTAGAAATCATCCCATGACTGGTGGTCATGGTGATCATTTGGTTCTTTTGGCTTTTTAGGTTGATCCTGCTGACTCGCAGACCCTGTCACGTCTTTACGCCCATTGGAATAGGTGTAATCGCTACGTCCGTGGTTGCCGGGACGACGTGTCTGTCGGTAAGTCCGACCAGGGCGTCGCCGCGAAGAACGCAGGATATACAAGACGAAGCAGACAATCATCAGTGGCACAAACAACTTGATTGCCGCTGCCACGAGCATAATTGGGATTGTAATGAGCAGGATAATCCCCAAAATCACGATTGGAATGATTAAAAGCGGCATTCAGTTTCCACCTACTTTTCCATATCTGTATCTTTCAACAAAACATCCCCGGCAGCGGTACTGAGGGTCAAGACCGTCAGTTCATCGCCGGCCCGATCCAAGTCCAGGACGTGGCTCCGGTTCTTATTTGGTGTCTCGATTCCCGTCATCCGGGAACGAAGCCGACCAAAGCGTGTCTTGGCCTGGCCGCTAACGCCTGCGGTTGCGGGGACGGCTACCTTCACGTCGCCGTTCACACTGGTTCCCGTCACGTTCTTAGGCGCATTCTTCAAGGTCATCTTCACATCACCATTAACGGTTGATAACTTGAGGTTGCGGCCCGTACCAACGAAGCGGCTGTCACCATTGACGGTACTGAGGCCCGCGGTGTTCACGTCACTCTTCAAAACTTTGACGTCACCATTGACGTTTTCAGCTTCCAGCATCACTGCCTTGAGCTGATCAAAAATCAGGTCGCCATTCGTCGTCTTAGCGTAAACATCCTTACCGCTGATGTCATCAAAGTGCGTGTCCCCATTGAGGTTGCGCACCGCAATGTGGTCATACTCACGTTTTGGCAAGCTAATCACAAGGTCAGCCGCAATGCGCTTGTTTGGCACCTGGAAGATAAAGTGTTCATCGTCCGCTTCAATCTGGCTACGCTGGGTAAAGGCGTCGAGCAGGTCGCCCGTCACCTTACCGAAGAAGCGGATGTTAGCGGCCACTTCGATATCCTCACTGTCCCATGGGCGGAACTTAACGGTCCCATTTGCGACGGTTACATCAATGATGCTGGCCTTGCATTCTGGGAAGGTGAAGGTGTGGGCAAACTTCTGGGTGGCGATACCAGGAACGGAGATGGTAACGTCCTTCCAGTCAACATTGTCCATCACGGTGCGTGCGGTCTTGCGTACAATGCTGCCAATCTGACTGCCAGCATCAGTCACGGCCTTGCCCAGGTCTGCAGTCGCAGACTTGACGTTGTTCTGCCATTCGTCGGTGAAGACCTTGTCAAAGCCGCCGCGCATTTGTGCCTTGCGCAAGTCGCGCTCCGCGTCACTCAGCTGCTGCTTGAGATCCGCACGCTTTTCTTCGAGTGTGCTGATGTCCTGGGTCAAGGCTTTGTTCTTGGCCTTCAGGTTCAAGCGTGCCTCGGCCTTTTCAGGGGTCAAGGTGTCCAGGTCGTCCATCGTGTCGTAAACGATGATTTGTTCATCATTCGCGGCAAGTTCCTTACGCTGGTCGGCAATCTGTTCGGTCACCTTATCGAGGGCGGCGCGAACTTCATCGCGTTTAGCGCTCAAGGCGTCAATTTCAGGATTGCTGGCCTCTGTGTCAGCCTGCTGGTCATCAGCGGATTGGTCTTCATCTTCATGCTTATCGTCTTCAGGGGTTAATTCAGGCTGCTTGTTCTGTGCGGAGAGGTTCTCCAGCAGGACCAAGCCTTCCTCGCTTGAGAGGATACCTTTTTTTACTAGGTCTAAAATGCGTTCACGTTCATTCATGTTTATCGTCCTCCATGCTTTAATTAGGATTCCATGGTCTTATTATGCAATGGATGGCGTTTGATTACATAGGTCCTAAGGTTGATTTTTAACGGGGAACTTTTTTGGGGGGCCGGTGGCGGTGGTTGGCGGGGTCGGACTACGTGGAAATTCGGCTGGAACGTGCCCGGCCGCTTCGGAGATTTTGAGCAAAACCCGCTCAAAATGCTCCTCCCGCTAAAATATTAGCCAATCAAGTTCGATTGTCTAATATTTTGCCACCTGGGCTTCGCCCAGGTTCGGCACTGAGCCGATTTCCACTCCGTCCAACCCCGCCAACCACCGCCACCTCCTGTCATACAAACAAAGCGTGAACACTGACGACTTTGTATGTAGAATTGAAAAATCCACAATGTGCTCGTTCAAAACTGATTCCGGCACGTGGCACCCATCAAGTAACACTTTTAGCACCCGGCAAAATTCAACCAACATGGTGACGCGAAAGAACCTCAGAACACAGGACCTGGGATAGCTATATCACCTAAGTTTGCATGTCAACTTCGTGGGCTCACATTGCTTATCAGTGATTTTGCAGAAAATGTTTGATAGATTTGGAAACCGCGGCTGCGCCGGCGGGTGGGGGCAATGGCCAGAGTGGCAATCGGCTCAGTGCTGATCCCAGGCTCCGCCTGGGTGGCGAAAATTTAGACAATCGAACTTGATTGGCTAAATTTTCAGCGAGAAGAGCTTAGGAGAGCTTATTGGGTGCACTTTCCCAATAAGCTCTCCTAGGCTCTGAAGCGGCCAAGCACGTTCCAGCCGAATTGCCACGGCGGCCATTGCCCCCACCCGCCTGCGCCGCCTTCCCAACAAGACAAAAAGTCCCAGCCGCAATCAACGGCTGGGAAAAAATAGCTTTAACTCCAAAATCCTCTGATGACGCTAATGAATCGTGCTCACTTTCCCATCGGCGTCCTTCTTCACGTGCATCTGGCTAATGCTAATGTATCCGAGTTTCTTCACCAAGCCAGACTGAACCTTTTGACTATTCATGTACTTCAGGAACGCTGCGGTTGCCGCACTCAGTTTTCCCTTGGTGTACATGTGCTCATATGACCAAATCTGCCAATGGTTGTTCGCCACGTTAGCTGCCGTTGGTTTGACCCCATCGATTGACAATGCCTGCAACCCGGACTTCACATAGGAAAGGGCGAGGTAACTAATTGCCCCTGGTGTCGTCTGCACGATCTTCTGAACCGTCCCGTTTGAATCCTGTTCCTGCGTCGGCTTAGCCTTGGCGCCATCCATAACCGCCGCTTCAAAAGTCGCGCGGGTACCCGACCCGGCAACACGGTTCACCACCGTAATCTTTTCATCCTTACCGCCCAGCTGTTTCCAGTTTGTCAGCTTGCCAGTAAAAATATCACGTAACTGACCCATTTTGACGTTCTTAATGCCAACGTCCGGGTTAACAACGGGCGTCATCCCCACCACGGCGACCTGATGATCGGTCAGCTTAGCGGCGTCAACGCCCTTTCCTTGTTCTGCAAAAATGTCCGAGTTGCCAATTGTCACTGCACCCTGGACCACCTGGGAGAGACCCGTACCGGAGCCGCCACCTTGAATGGTCACCTTGACCTGCGGATGCGCTGCTTCAAAGTGCGCGCCCGCCTGTTCGACAAGTGGTTGTAGCGCCGTAGACCCAACTGCCACAATCTTGCCACTAACCGCTTGATTGGAACTGCTACCTGTTGCTGCCTTGCTTGATTTTGAACTGCCACAGCCCGCGAGTGTGAGTGTCAACGCGCTGACAGCCAAAATGCTGAAAAGGATCGATTTTTTCATGTTTTACTCCCTATGATGAATCTCGTGTGAGTCGTTTCACAATGAAAGTACTAAACAGTGGTTATGATCGATTCGATTTCAAATTGTGGGGCACCACCTCCAAAAGACTGATTCGATAGCGGAATCAATTCAGCGTTAGGGCAACACCTCCTATGCGGTCACGGACTTAAAATTTGTCTTCTTCGGCACTTGAATTCAGTTCAACGAGCTTGCCGGTTGCCAGGTACACAACCCACTCGCAAATGTTGGTGACGTAATCCCCGATGCGTTCCAAGTATGAGGCCACCAGTTGATAATCCATGGCACCCACAACCGTGTCGGGATCCTTTTGCATGTTTTCAATGCACAGACGGTAAACTTTGCGCTCGAAATCGTTAATCTGATGGTCGGCTTCTGAAATCCGACGGGCTGACGCCGGGTCGGAATGGACGTATGCTTCGAGGGCCTCATCGCTCATCTTCTTCACGGCATCCGCCATTTGAGCCAGGGTGTCTTCAATTTCAGGCACGCGTTCGTTGCCCTTCACCCGAATTGTCGACTTGGAAATGGAAACGGCATGGTCGCCCATCCGTTCGAGGTCGGAACTCGCCTTCATCGCCGTCACGACCGCGCGCAAATCACTGGTGACTGGCTGTTGCAGCGCAATTAACTCAAAACAGTGCTTTTCCAGTGCCACCTGCGCATCGTTAATCTTGTAGTCATTATCGATAACTTCGTGTGCAATCTGCTTATCATGCTTCACAAAGGCCTTTACGGATTTGTAAATCGCCTCGTTGACCATCATCCCCAGCTCCGAAAAGCTCTTGTGCAAATTATCCAGTTCCTGACTAAACTCCTGACGCATATTGTTCCCCTCCTAATTTCCTAGCCGAAGCGGCCGCTGATGTAGTCTTCTGTCTCTTTCTTTGATGGGTTCAGGAACATCTTCTTGGTCGGGGCCGCCTCAATCAGGTTACCCTGCAGGAAGAATGCGGTCCGATCAGAGATGCGTGACGCCTGGTGCATACTGTGCGTCACGAGCACGATGGTATATTGCTCGCGTAACTCCAGCAACATGTTCTCAATCTGCGTTGCTGAAATGGGGTCCAACGCGCTGGTGGGTTCGTCCATCAGAATCACTTTGGGCTTCACCGCCAGCACCCGGGCAATCGCCACACGCTGCTGCTGACCACCAGACAGGCCGAGCGCGGAATCATGGAGCTTATCCTTGACCTCGTCCCACAACGCCGCCTGCCGCAGACTGGTTTCAACCGCCTCATCCAGCACCTGCCGATCACGGATGCCCGCGATGCGCAGACCATAGATGACGTTATCGTAAATGCTAAACGGGAATGGAATCGGCTGCTGGAAGACCATGCCAACTTCCTTGCGCAATTCGACGATGTCCGTCTTCGCGGCGTATATGTCACTGCCGTTGAGTTTAATCGTCCCCTCAACACGTGCCGAATCAATCAGGTCGTTCATCCGGTTCAGGCAGCGGAGAAATGTCGACTTGCCGCAACCGGAGGGACCAATCATGGCCGTGATTTCATTGCGATTGAAGTTCAAATTAATGCCGTGTAAGGCCTCAAAATCGCCGTAGTGGAGCTTGACGTTCTCTGCTGTAATAATTTCGTTACTCATCGCGCCCTCCTGTTAGCCAAAGTGGCCACCCACGTAGTCGTTTGTCGCCTGAATCTTAGGCCGCGTGAAGATCTTGCGGGTTTCGTCGAATTCCAGACACTTCCCGTTGTAGAAGAAGCCGGTGTAATCGCTGATTCGCGCCGCCTGTTGCATGTTGTGCGTCACGATGATGATGGTGTACTGCTCCTTGAGTTTGAGCATGGTGTCCTCGACCGCAGCCGTGGAAATGGGATCCAGCGCGCTGGCTGGCTCGTCCATCAGCAGAATATCGGGCTTCATTGCAATGGCACGGGCGATACAAAGCCGCTGCTGCTGACCACCGGAAAGCGCCAGGGCACTTTTATGCAGCTTATCCTTTACCTCATCCCACAACGCGGCACCCCGCAGGCTGGTTTCAACCAGTTCGTCGAAGGTTTCTTTACCACTGACCCCAAAGCGCCGCGGCGCGAAGGTGATGTTGTCGTAAATGGACTTGGCAAATGGGTTCGGCCGCTGGAACACCATCCCGATCCGACGGCGGACTTCAAACACGTCGATGTCGGACGTGTTAATGTCCAGCCCACGGTAGTTAATTTCGCCCGTGACCTTACTGCTAGGGATCGTGTCGTTCATCCGGTTAAGGCTGCGCAGGAAGGTCGATTTACCGGAACCAGATGGGCCAATTAGCGCGGTGATTTTGAAGCGTTCGAACGGAAGGCTGACCCCGTGGACGGCTTCGTGGTCGCCGTAGAAAACGCGTAAATCCTTGGTCGACATGGCGAGTTCCGCGTCGCTCGGCAATTCCTTGATGTAGATGTCATCTAGTGAGTAAGCCATGGTAACCTCCTATGCTGCCGTAATCTTTTTGTGCAGCTTGTTGCCGATAAAGCGCGCCCCAAAGTTGAACAGGAGCACTGCCAGAATGAGGACAGCACTCGCCCCTGCCGAAATGGCGGCGGCGTCAGGCTGAATCCCTTCAGAATTGATTTTCCAAATGTGCACCGCAAGCGTTTCAGCCGGCCGGAATGGACTCAGCGGGCTGGAAATGTTGGCAGGGTTCCAGTTGGTGAAATCAAGTGCTGGCGCACTCTGCCCCGCGGTGTAAATCAATGCGGCAGCTTCGCCGAAGACACGGCCGGCACTGAGGACGACCCCGGAAATGATTCCGGGAAGGGCCTCAGGGACAACCACGTGAATCACGGTTTCCCAGCGCGACAAGCCCAGCGCCAAACCGCCTTCACGTTGGGCAAAGCTCACTTGGTGAAAGGCGTCTTCAATGTTCCGCGTCAGCAACGGTAGGTTGAACACCGTCAGCGCCAGCGCCCCACTCAGGATTGAAAAGCCCATTTTGAACTGAAGGACGAAGACCAGGAACCCGAACAGGCCGACAACAACGGAGGGCAAACTGCTCAGAATTTCAATTGAAGTCCGGAAGAAATCTGTGGTACGTGATGGCTTTGCGTACTCGGAGAGGAAAATCCCCGCGCCAAGTGAAATGGGAATGGAGATAATCAGTGCTAGGATCAGCAGGTAAAACGAGTTGAACAGCTGAATCCCAATCCCACCACCAGCAGTAAAGGCCTTGGACGGGCTAGTCAAGAAATGCCAACTGATTTGGGGTACACCTTGGACCAGGATGTAGCCAAGTAGACCCAATAAAATGATAACGATGATGCCAGCCATAACGCGCAGGACGCCGGTGGCAATGTGATCTGCAGTCTTCGTACTCATTTCAGCTCACCCTTCTTCCCAATCCAGCGTACCAGCAAGTTAAATGCGAGGGACATCAGCAGTAGGATCAGGGCTAATGACCACAGGGCGTTGTTTTCCAAACTACCCATGACGGTGTTCCCGATACCAGCCGTCAGCACTGAAGTCAGCGTGCTGGCTGGGCTAATCAGGCTCGTTGGCATGAGCGCCGCGTTCCCGATAACCATCTGGACCGCCAGTGCTTCACCAAAAGCACGCGCCATCCCGAAGACAATCCCGGTCAGGATACCAGGCATCCCCGCCCGCAAGACCACTTTGTAAATGGTCTGCCAGCGTGTCGCACCCAGCGCCAGTGAGGCCTCACGGTACCGCCGCGGCACGGCTTTCAACGCTGAAACCGTCATACTCGTCACAGTTGGTAAAATCATGACGAATAAGACGAAGGTCCCGGCTAGAATACCAAAGCCGCTACCCCCAAAAACGTTTCGAATAAATGGCACAACGACGGTCAGGCCGATGAACCCATAAACGACGGAGGGAATCCCAACCAGTAAGTCAATGACTGGCTGCAAGATCCGGGTCCCTACACGTGGCGAAATCTCGACCATGTAGATGGCGGCCGATACGGCAAATGGCGTTGCCACGACTGCGGACAGAAGTGTCACCCCAAAAGAACCGGCAATCATTGGCAATGCGCCTAGCTTAGGTACACCCGATGCATCGGTAGTCCCAGGTGCCCACGCGGTTTTAGTTAAGAAGCTCCAAACCGACACTTTGGTCCCAACGAAGGTTGAAATCCCGTGGTAGGCCACAAAGGCAAAGATAGCAAAGACGACGGCAACAATTAAGGCAATACAAGTAAAACTAATGATTTTGCCACGCCGCTCAATCCGGGCTGACCGAG contains the following coding sequences:
- a CDS encoding NAD(P)H-dependent glycerol-3-phosphate dehydrogenase, which encodes MSEKIAVLGAGSWGTVLANLLTENGHDVTIWAYLQKDTDEINNKHTNEHYLPGLRLNEKLVANTDLAESVKDADLVLFVVPTNVVRGVAKQLLPILEKTDKKPVIVSAAKGLEVGTYDRVSQVIQSVIPAEQTNGVVVISGPSHAEDTSVKDITTLTAASTNLEAAQYVQHVFANSYFRLYTNQDVIGVEMGAALKNVIAIGAGALHGLGYGDNAKAALITRGLAEISRLGVKMGADPLTFIGLSGVGDLIVTATSRHSRNWRCGNQLGHGEKLQDVLDNMGQVVEGVSTAKVAHELAQKEGVEMPITDAIYAVLYEDKPIKQAITDLMQRESKPEFDY
- the lgt gene encoding prolipoprotein diacylglyceryl transferase; amino-acid sequence: MLFAALNPIAVQLGGLEIHWYGVIIASGVLLAAYLATQEAKRRNVNEDHILNLILWALPFALIGARLYYVVFEWGFYSQHPDQIIAIWNGGIAIYGALIASAIVFIVYCRVKDLSPWLILDIAAPTVMLAQAIGRWGNFMNQEAFGQITTGAFLHELHLPSWLIQQMFIGGHYRMPTFLFESAWNVAGFIILMSIRHHKGWFKQGEIFLSYVMWYSFGRFFVEGMRTDSLYIAADFRVSQLLSIILFVGAAIIWFYRRRQKDQPWYLEGNLNAAINNQ
- the hprK gene encoding HPr(Ser) kinase/phosphatase, encoding MADYVSVAKLVEATNLTVLSGEEYLKDRKIVVSDISRPGLELTGYFNYYPHERIQLFGRTETSFAHNMTPEDRNKVLKRMSARDTPAFVVSRGLEPPEGMIAAATAAHIPVLSSHLSTTRLSSLITDYLDGELAERQSIHGVLVEIYGLGVLITGDSGIGKSETALELIQRGHRLIADDRVDVYQQDESTIIGTAPTILTHMLEVRGIGIIDVMDLFGAGAVRANSSISLIVHLANWTSDKDFDRLGSGIATQTIFDVPVPKITVPVKVGRNIAILIEIAAMNYRAKTMGYDATKKFEANLNKLIAQNSKED
- the liaX gene encoding daptomycin-sensing surface protein LiaX; the encoded protein is MNERERILDLVKKGILSSEEGLVLLENLSAQNKQPELTPEDDKHEDEDQSADDQQADTEASNPEIDALSAKRDEVRAALDKVTEQIADQRKELAANDEQIIVYDTMDDLDTLTPEKAEARLNLKAKNKALTQDISTLEEKRADLKQQLSDAERDLRKAQMRGGFDKVFTDEWQNNVKSATADLGKAVTDAGSQIGSIVRKTARTVMDNVDWKDVTISVPGIATQKFAHTFTFPECKASIIDVTVANGTVKFRPWDSEDIEVAANIRFFGKVTGDLLDAFTQRSQIEADDEHFIFQVPNKRIAADLVISLPKREYDHIAVRNLNGDTHFDDISGKDVYAKTTNGDLIFDQLKAVMLEAENVNGDVKVLKSDVNTAGLSTVNGDSRFVGTGRNLKLSTVNGDVKMTLKNAPKNVTGTSVNGDVKVAVPATAGVSGQAKTRFGRLRSRMTGIETPNKNRSHVLDLDRAGDELTVLTLSTAAGDVLLKDTDMEK
- a CDS encoding phosphate ABC transporter substrate-binding protein PstS family protein, whose translation is MKKSILFSILAVSALTLTLAGCGSSKSSKAATGSSSNQAVSGKIVAVGSTALQPLVEQAGAHFEAAHPQVKVTIQGGGSGTGLSQVVQGAVTIGNSDIFAEQGKGVDAAKLTDHQVAVVGMTPVVNPDVGIKNVKMGQLRDIFTGKLTNWKQLGGKDEKITVVNRVAGSGTRATFEAAVMDGAKAKPTQEQDSNGTVQKIVQTTPGAISYLALSYVKSGLQALSIDGVKPTAANVANNHWQIWSYEHMYTKGKLSAATAAFLKYMNSQKVQSGLVKKLGYISISQMHVKKDADGKVSTIH
- the phoU gene encoding phosphate signaling complex protein PhoU, which translates into the protein MRQEFSQELDNLHKSFSELGMMVNEAIYKSVKAFVKHDKQIAHEVIDNDYKINDAQVALEKHCFELIALQQPVTSDLRAVVTAMKASSDLERMGDHAVSISKSTIRVKGNERVPEIEDTLAQMADAVKKMSDEALEAYVHSDPASARRISEADHQINDFERKVYRLCIENMQKDPDTVVGAMDYQLVASYLERIGDYVTNICEWVVYLATGKLVELNSSAEEDKF
- the pstB gene encoding phosphate ABC transporter ATP-binding protein PstB — its product is MSNEIITAENVKLHYGDFEALHGINLNFNRNEITAMIGPSGCGKSTFLRCLNRMNDLIDSARVEGTIKLNGSDIYAAKTDIVELRKEVGMVFQQPIPFPFSIYDNVIYGLRIAGIRDRQVLDEAVETSLRQAALWDEVKDKLHDSALGLSGGQQQRVAIARVLAVKPKVILMDEPTSALDPISATQIENMLLELREQYTIVLVTHSMHQASRISDRTAFFLQGNLIEAAPTKKMFLNPSKKETEDYISGRFG
- the pstB gene encoding phosphate ABC transporter ATP-binding protein PstB, whose amino-acid sequence is MSTKDLRVFYGDHEAVHGVSLPFERFKITALIGPSGSGKSTFLRSLNRMNDTIPSSKVTGEINYRGLDINTSDIDVFEVRRRIGMVFQRPNPFAKSIYDNITFAPRRFGVSGKETFDELVETSLRGAALWDEVKDKLHKSALALSGGQQQRLCIARAIAMKPDILLMDEPASALDPISTAAVEDTMLKLKEQYTIIIVTHNMQQAARISDYTGFFYNGKCLEFDETRKIFTRPKIQATNDYVGGHFG
- the pstA gene encoding phosphate ABC transporter permease PstA, with product MSTKTADHIATGVLRVMAGIIVIILLGLLGYILVQGVPQISWHFLTSPSKAFTAGGGIGIQLFNSFYLLILALIISIPISLGAGIFLSEYAKPSRTTDFFRTSIEILSSLPSVVVGLFGFLVFVLQFKMGFSILSGALALTVFNLPLLTRNIEDAFHQVSFAQREGGLALGLSRWETVIHVVVPEALPGIISGVVLSAGRVFGEAAALIYTAGQSAPALDFTNWNPANISSPLSPFRPAETLAVHIWKINSEGIQPDAAAISAGASAVLILAVLLFNFGARFIGNKLHKKITAA
- the pstC gene encoding phosphate ABC transporter permease subunit PstC; this encodes MQNDEIKTALQRRSRSARIERRGKIISFTCIALIVAVVFAIFAFVAYHGISTFVGTKVSVWSFLTKTAWAPGTTDASGVPKLGALPMIAGSFGVTLLSAVVATPFAVSAAIYMVEISPRVGTRILQPVIDLLVGIPSVVYGFIGLTVVVPFIRNVFGGSGFGILAGTFVLFVMILPTVTSMTVSALKAVPRRYREASLALGATRWQTIYKVVLRAGMPGILTGIVFGMARAFGEALAVQMVIGNAALMPTSLISPASTLTSVLTAGIGNTVMGSLENNALWSLALILLLMSLAFNLLVRWIGKKGELK